A single genomic interval of Hyalangium ruber harbors:
- the rnc gene encoding ribonuclease III has protein sequence MEKPSLQERVQTLEGRLGVAFLRKDLGLAALTHKSYANEHRDSGMQDNERLEFLGDAVVDLAISHRLMERFPNASEGELSKLRALIVNEEGLARIARALNLGELLLLGRGEEMTGGREKSSVLADAMEAVIGALYLGTGMDAVMTLVDRHFSDALEGVAQGRSGLDYKTKLQEDVQNRLKLSPRYRVVSEAGPDHEKTFEVEVSIGSELYARASGRSKKEAEQAAARATLEMLRKDDTPQ, from the coding sequence GTGGAGAAGCCGAGCCTTCAGGAGCGAGTGCAGACATTGGAGGGGCGGCTGGGCGTGGCCTTCCTCCGCAAGGACCTGGGCCTGGCGGCGCTCACCCACAAGAGCTACGCCAACGAGCACCGGGACTCCGGGATGCAGGACAACGAGCGGCTGGAGTTCCTCGGGGACGCGGTGGTGGACCTGGCCATCAGCCACCGGCTCATGGAGCGCTTCCCCAACGCCTCCGAGGGCGAGCTGTCCAAGCTGCGCGCCCTCATCGTCAATGAGGAGGGGCTGGCGCGCATCGCCCGGGCGCTGAACCTGGGCGAGTTGCTGCTGCTGGGCCGGGGCGAGGAGATGACGGGCGGCCGGGAGAAGAGCTCGGTGCTGGCGGACGCCATGGAGGCCGTCATCGGCGCGCTGTACCTGGGCACGGGCATGGACGCGGTGATGACGCTGGTGGACCGGCACTTCTCCGATGCCCTGGAGGGTGTGGCCCAGGGCCGCAGCGGCCTGGACTACAAGACGAAGCTCCAGGAGGACGTGCAGAACCGGCTCAAGCTCTCGCCGCGCTACCGGGTGGTGTCCGAAGCGGGGCCGGACCACGAGAAGACCTTCGAGGTGGAGGTCAGCATCGGCTCGGAGCTGTACGCGCGCGCCAGCGGCCGCAGCAAGAAGGAGGCGGAGCAGGCCGCCGCCCGCGCCACCCTGGAGATGCTTCGCAAGGACGACACCCCCCAGTGA
- a CDS encoding peptidylprolyl isomerase, with translation MGMMDEAREGRELYATFDTTEGQFVVKLFPQDAPKTVENFVGLATGEKEWKHPQTFERKVGTPLYDGTIFHRCIPEFMVQGGDPLGRGNGGPGYRFEDEFQSGRRFDKPGLLAMANAGPNTNGSQFFITVVPTPHLNNRHTIFGEVVSGYEVVDRIANELPKDPNDRPTEDVRINKVTISTSSPR, from the coding sequence ATGGGCATGATGGACGAGGCGCGCGAAGGTAGGGAACTGTACGCCACCTTCGACACCACCGAGGGGCAGTTCGTCGTGAAGCTGTTCCCCCAGGACGCCCCGAAGACGGTGGAGAACTTCGTCGGGCTGGCCACGGGCGAGAAGGAGTGGAAACACCCCCAGACGTTCGAGCGCAAGGTCGGCACCCCGCTCTACGACGGGACGATCTTCCACCGGTGTATCCCCGAGTTCATGGTCCAGGGGGGAGACCCACTCGGCCGGGGGAACGGTGGCCCGGGCTACCGCTTCGAGGATGAGTTCCAGAGCGGCAGGCGTTTCGACAAGCCGGGGCTGCTGGCCATGGCCAACGCGGGGCCCAACACCAACGGCAGCCAGTTCTTCATCACCGTGGTGCCCACCCCCCACCTCAATAACCGACACACGATCTTCGGCGAGGTGGTAAGCGGGTATGAGGTCGTGGACCGTATCGCCAATGAGCTTCCGAAGGACCCGAACGACCGGCCCACGGAGGATGTGAGAATCAACAAGGTCACGATTTCGACGTCGTCACCGCGGTAA
- a CDS encoding tetratricopeptide repeat protein, whose translation MANPEKMTQRELKQPDAFQRVGEDAREWLIERQSAVLTIVVLLLIGGAIAAVVSYFSDKGEVEAAKQLGLALEPLERPVVPPVEGVQPTPPPGEKPPYESVRKQDEALEEALNKFRTDHAKTQSATTAALPLGKAQYRLGKHAEAIASFDAFLQGAADKDPLRADALEGRGYAYEAQQKYDEALKAFEDMSKASVGGYLAGMGEYHRARILIAQGKKEEAAGLLVKIPVDHANSAAARLSTERTALLAAEGVKIPAPPAPPSATGQDGGA comes from the coding sequence GTGGCCAACCCTGAGAAGATGACCCAGCGGGAGCTCAAGCAGCCCGACGCCTTCCAACGTGTGGGGGAGGATGCCCGAGAGTGGCTCATCGAGCGCCAGTCCGCCGTCCTCACCATCGTGGTGCTGCTGCTGATCGGCGGGGCGATCGCGGCCGTGGTGAGCTACTTCTCCGACAAGGGCGAAGTCGAGGCCGCCAAGCAGCTGGGCCTGGCGCTCGAGCCGCTCGAGCGGCCGGTGGTGCCCCCCGTCGAGGGCGTGCAGCCCACGCCGCCCCCGGGTGAGAAGCCCCCCTACGAGTCCGTGCGCAAGCAGGACGAGGCGCTGGAGGAGGCGCTCAACAAGTTCCGCACCGACCACGCCAAGACGCAGTCGGCGACGACCGCGGCCCTGCCGCTGGGCAAGGCCCAGTACCGGTTGGGCAAGCACGCGGAGGCCATTGCCTCCTTCGACGCGTTCCTCCAGGGCGCGGCCGATAAGGATCCGCTGCGCGCCGATGCCCTCGAGGGCCGCGGCTACGCCTATGAGGCGCAGCAGAAGTACGACGAGGCGCTCAAGGCTTTCGAGGACATGTCCAAGGCGAGCGTCGGCGGCTACCTGGCCGGCATGGGCGAGTACCACCGCGCCCGCATCCTGATTGCCCAGGGCAAGAAGGAAGAGGCGGCCGGCCTGCTGGTGAAGATCCCCGTGGACCACGCGAACAGCGCGGCGGCCCGGCTCTCCACGGAGCGCACGGCGCTGCTGGCGGCCGAGGGTGTGAAGATCCCCGCGCCTCCCGCGCCTCCCAGCGCGACCGGGCAGGACGGGGGGGCATGA
- the era gene encoding GTPase Era, whose protein sequence is MASKKYRSGFAALIGRPNVGKSTLLNQLTGEKIAIVSPKPQTTRNRILGVVTRPEGQVAFIDTPGIHQAKGELNRYMVETALQAAEEVDLVLFVIESVPGEKPEIGPGNRMILERLQRIGKPTFLVINKIDAIPKALVLPLIERYRNEFPFAEVVPISAREGDGVDRLFQAVLGHLPEGDPVFDEDMLTDQQERTLVAEYIREQVLRHCRQEIPYSTAVLVDVFDESEREPLPDAPPSGLAGLIRIAASIYVERDSQKAIIIGKQGQMLKTIGTDARKAIQRLLGAHVYLSLRVRVEPRWSESAAGLKKLGYE, encoded by the coding sequence ATGGCTTCGAAGAAATACCGCAGCGGCTTTGCCGCGCTCATCGGGCGACCCAATGTGGGCAAGAGCACCCTGCTCAACCAGCTCACCGGCGAGAAGATCGCCATCGTCTCGCCCAAGCCTCAGACCACCCGAAACCGCATCCTGGGCGTGGTAACGCGTCCGGAGGGGCAGGTGGCCTTCATCGACACCCCGGGCATCCACCAGGCCAAGGGCGAGCTTAACCGCTACATGGTGGAGACGGCCCTCCAGGCCGCCGAGGAGGTGGATCTCGTCCTCTTCGTCATCGAGTCGGTGCCCGGCGAGAAGCCGGAGATCGGCCCGGGCAACCGGATGATCCTCGAGCGGCTGCAGCGCATCGGCAAGCCGACCTTCCTGGTCATCAACAAGATCGACGCCATTCCGAAGGCGCTGGTGCTGCCGCTCATCGAGCGCTACCGCAACGAGTTTCCGTTCGCGGAGGTGGTGCCCATCTCCGCCCGGGAGGGCGACGGGGTGGACCGGCTCTTCCAGGCGGTGCTGGGGCACCTGCCCGAGGGCGATCCCGTCTTCGACGAGGACATGCTCACCGACCAGCAGGAGCGCACGCTGGTGGCCGAGTACATCCGCGAGCAGGTGCTGCGCCACTGCCGCCAGGAGATTCCGTACTCCACGGCGGTGCTGGTGGACGTGTTCGACGAGTCCGAGCGCGAGCCGCTGCCGGACGCGCCTCCGAGTGGCCTCGCGGGGCTCATCCGGATCGCCGCCTCCATCTACGTGGAGCGCGACAGCCAGAAGGCCATCATCATTGGCAAGCAGGGACAGATGTTGAAGACCATCGGGACGGACGCGCGCAAGGCCATCCAGCGGTTGCTGGGGGCGCACGTGTACCTCTCGCTCCGAGTCCGGGTGGAGCCTCGCTGGAGCGAGAGCGCCGCCGGCCTCAAGAAGCTGGGATACGAGTGA
- a CDS encoding PQQ-binding-like beta-propeller repeat protein, with product MKRHAWKRWVGAAAATGFLGACSAVPLYGNPVSADLKQPPANLFEVDWWTPLVEPPAWEYEPRELATPAVDPDSGRVIALTRDGYIRGVSAGGKVEWSFKTGNRFTAGALVHEGIAYVPAGDGFLYALDARKGELKWKYQAGEALGTTPVLAGGFVLVASEADTLFAVERETGKWAWQYRRDPPSGFTIQGFSTPVVKDGTVYLGFSDGYLVALDADKGTAKWERSLAGGATEFLDVDATPVVDDAGRLYVTSYQGGLFALSTETGEVEWNYAVSGLTSLTSRGELLFATGEGRLDAYLSENGRLLWSLNLGERAGRAPVFARGMLLVPNHRSLLFVDPRTGQSRMAWNPGDGISAAPRVEGSTAYILSNNGYLYALHLRGGGG from the coding sequence ATGAAGCGGCACGCGTGGAAGCGGTGGGTCGGGGCGGCGGCGGCGACCGGGTTTCTGGGCGCGTGCAGCGCCGTGCCCCTGTACGGCAACCCCGTCAGCGCCGATCTCAAGCAGCCTCCGGCCAACCTCTTCGAGGTGGACTGGTGGACGCCGCTCGTCGAGCCGCCCGCCTGGGAGTATGAGCCCCGGGAGCTCGCCACCCCGGCGGTGGATCCCGACTCCGGTCGGGTGATTGCGCTCACCCGGGATGGGTACATCCGCGGGGTGTCCGCCGGCGGCAAGGTGGAGTGGTCCTTCAAGACGGGCAACCGCTTCACGGCCGGCGCGCTGGTACACGAGGGCATCGCCTACGTGCCCGCGGGCGACGGCTTCCTGTACGCGCTGGATGCGCGCAAGGGCGAGCTGAAGTGGAAGTACCAGGCCGGCGAGGCGCTGGGCACCACGCCCGTGCTGGCGGGCGGCTTCGTGCTGGTGGCCTCGGAGGCCGACACGCTCTTCGCGGTGGAGCGGGAGACGGGCAAGTGGGCCTGGCAGTACCGCCGCGATCCCCCCTCGGGCTTCACCATCCAGGGCTTCTCCACGCCGGTGGTGAAGGACGGCACGGTGTACCTGGGCTTCTCGGACGGGTACCTGGTGGCGCTCGACGCCGACAAGGGGACCGCGAAGTGGGAGCGCTCTCTGGCGGGCGGTGCCACCGAGTTCCTGGACGTGGACGCCACCCCCGTGGTGGATGACGCGGGCCGGCTCTATGTCACCTCGTACCAGGGCGGGCTGTTTGCCCTGAGCACCGAGACGGGCGAGGTGGAGTGGAATTACGCGGTGAGCGGGCTCACGTCGCTGACCTCCCGGGGCGAATTGCTCTTCGCGACGGGGGAAGGCCGGCTGGATGCCTACCTGTCGGAGAACGGGCGGCTCCTCTGGTCGCTCAATCTCGGGGAACGGGCCGGGCGGGCTCCGGTGTTTGCCCGGGGAATGCTTTTGGTCCCCAACCACCGCTCGCTGCTCTTCGTGGATCCGCGCACGGGCCAGTCCCGCATGGCGTGGAACCCGGGCGACGGCATCAGCGCCGCGCCGCGCGTGGAGGGCTCCACCGCGTACATCCTGTCCAACAACGGCTACCTGTACGCGCTGCACCTGCGCGGGGGCGGCGGTTGA
- the der gene encoding ribosome biogenesis GTPase Der, producing MKPLVAIVGRPNVGKSTLFNRLVKRRLALVEDVPGVTRDRHYADAEWGDRAFTLIDTGGFVPGEKDSLLKQVREQAQLAVEECDAILFVTDGRAGLTAADQAVAELLRKSGKPVVVAANKLDSESVQVQALSGEFFRMGLGDVLPLSAEHALGVNGLVEALLDKLPPKKEGEDAEKKDDDAIGIAIIGRPNVGKSTLVNALLKEKRVVASEVPGTTRDPIDSTLEYKGKKVVLTDTAGIRRKSSIAHRVEKFSVVAALKVMERSDVAVLLMDATEPAVDQDAKLAGLAEEKGRALVIVINKWDLIGTDQRRQEAFREALKHSLKFVGYAPIVFTSALTGSKVEKVLDIAVELAEQFRYRAPTPQLNRLLEHMVDANPAPIVAGKPLRLYYIAQVGTAPPTFALTCNYPQRVPDMYKRYITNQLRKTFDLRVPLRLLFKERPGQAKRVARKRLTLKSKPKSKSGKR from the coding sequence ATGAAACCGCTGGTCGCCATCGTCGGCCGCCCCAACGTGGGCAAGTCCACGCTCTTCAACCGCCTCGTGAAGCGCCGCCTGGCGCTCGTGGAGGACGTGCCCGGAGTGACCCGGGATCGCCACTACGCCGACGCGGAGTGGGGAGACCGGGCCTTCACCCTCATCGACACGGGCGGCTTCGTGCCCGGCGAGAAGGACTCGCTGCTCAAGCAGGTGCGCGAGCAGGCGCAGCTGGCCGTGGAGGAGTGTGACGCCATCCTCTTCGTCACCGACGGGCGCGCCGGCCTCACGGCGGCGGACCAGGCGGTGGCGGAGCTCTTGCGCAAGAGCGGCAAGCCCGTGGTGGTGGCCGCCAACAAGCTCGACAGCGAGTCGGTGCAGGTCCAGGCGCTCTCCGGGGAGTTCTTCCGCATGGGCCTGGGCGATGTGCTGCCCCTGTCGGCCGAGCACGCCCTGGGCGTGAACGGGCTGGTGGAGGCGCTGCTCGACAAGCTGCCGCCCAAGAAGGAGGGCGAGGACGCCGAGAAGAAGGACGACGATGCCATTGGCATCGCCATCATCGGCCGGCCGAACGTGGGCAAGAGCACCCTGGTCAACGCCCTGCTGAAGGAGAAGCGGGTGGTGGCCAGCGAGGTGCCGGGCACCACGCGAGACCCGATCGACTCGACGCTCGAGTACAAGGGCAAGAAGGTCGTCCTCACGGACACCGCCGGCATCCGCCGCAAGAGCTCGATCGCCCACCGGGTGGAGAAGTTCTCGGTGGTGGCGGCGCTCAAGGTGATGGAGCGCAGCGACGTGGCGGTGCTCCTCATGGACGCCACCGAGCCGGCCGTGGACCAGGACGCCAAGCTGGCGGGCCTGGCCGAGGAGAAGGGCCGCGCCCTGGTCATCGTCATCAACAAGTGGGACCTCATCGGCACGGACCAGCGTCGCCAGGAGGCCTTCCGCGAGGCGCTCAAGCACTCGCTGAAGTTCGTGGGCTATGCCCCCATCGTCTTCACCTCGGCCCTGACGGGCTCCAAGGTGGAGAAGGTGTTGGACATCGCCGTGGAGCTGGCCGAGCAGTTCCGCTACCGGGCGCCCACCCCCCAGCTCAACCGGCTGCTGGAGCACATGGTGGACGCCAACCCGGCCCCCATCGTCGCCGGCAAGCCCCTGCGCTTGTACTACATCGCCCAGGTGGGCACGGCGCCGCCGACCTTCGCCCTCACCTGCAACTACCCCCAGCGCGTGCCGGACATGTACAAGCGCTACATCACCAACCAGCTCCGCAAGACGTTCGATTTGCGGGTGCCCCTGCGCCTGCTCTTCAAGGAGCGGCCGGGCCAGGCCAAGCGCGTGGCTCGCAAGCGCCTCACCCTCAAGTCCAAGCCCAAGTCCAAGTCCGGCAAGCGCTGA
- a CDS encoding (deoxy)nucleoside triphosphate pyrophosphohydrolase, producing the protein MVKTVRVVAALIPQPGDGARFLVQQRLPGGSRALLWEFPGGKVEPGETEQAALARECREELDVELDVGRRLWEGRHTYPDLTVELVLYGARMVSGEPKPLGAHALRFMTPAEMQALPFCEADIPLLEDLVAGRLELSA; encoded by the coding sequence GTGGTCAAGACGGTCCGGGTGGTGGCGGCGTTGATTCCCCAGCCCGGTGATGGCGCGCGGTTCCTGGTCCAGCAGCGGCTCCCGGGTGGCAGCAGGGCGCTGCTCTGGGAGTTCCCCGGTGGCAAGGTGGAGCCGGGTGAGACGGAGCAGGCCGCGCTGGCCCGCGAGTGCCGCGAGGAGCTGGACGTGGAGCTCGACGTGGGCCGGCGGCTCTGGGAAGGCCGGCACACGTACCCGGACCTTACGGTGGAGCTGGTGCTTTACGGGGCCCGGATGGTGTCCGGTGAGCCCAAGCCGCTGGGCGCGCATGCGCTGCGGTTCATGACTCCGGCGGAGATGCAGGCGCTGCCGTTCTGCGAGGCGGACATTCCGCTGCTCGAGGACCTGGTGGCGGGAAGGCTGGAGCTGTCGGCGTGA
- a CDS encoding peptidylprolyl isomerase, whose protein sequence is MSRLLATTLLLAATLASGAAPAGKWMKKAQKGKDLYATFKTSQGDIVVRLFPKEAPKTVATFVGLAAGEKLWKHSVTGEKSKQPLYPGTVFHRVIPEFMIQGGDPTGTGRGHPGFRFDDEFQSGRTFDKPGLLAMANAGPNTNGSQFFITTSTPTYLNGKHTIFGEVVQGYEVAVAISQVPRDDKDRPLTPVTLTKIELSDKPPKDLKQ, encoded by the coding sequence ATGTCCCGCCTCCTCGCGACCACGCTCCTCCTGGCCGCCACCCTTGCCAGCGGCGCCGCTCCCGCTGGCAAGTGGATGAAGAAGGCCCAGAAGGGCAAGGACCTCTACGCCACCTTCAAGACGAGCCAGGGCGACATCGTCGTCCGGCTCTTCCCCAAGGAGGCCCCCAAGACGGTGGCGACCTTCGTGGGGCTGGCCGCGGGCGAGAAGCTCTGGAAGCACTCGGTGACGGGCGAGAAGTCCAAGCAGCCGCTCTATCCCGGCACCGTGTTCCACCGCGTCATCCCCGAGTTCATGATTCAGGGCGGGGACCCCACCGGCACCGGCCGGGGGCACCCGGGCTTCCGCTTCGATGACGAGTTCCAGAGCGGGCGCACCTTCGACAAGCCAGGGCTGCTGGCCATGGCCAACGCGGGGCCGAACACCAACGGCAGCCAGTTCTTCATCACCACCTCCACGCCCACGTACCTGAACGGCAAGCACACGATTTTTGGCGAGGTGGTGCAGGGCTATGAGGTGGCGGTGGCGATCTCCCAGGTCCCCCGGGATGACAAGGACCGGCCGCTCACCCCGGTGACGCTCACGAAGATCGAGCTGAGCGACAAGCCGCCCAAGGACCTGAAGCAGTAG